The segment TGGAGCTGGTGGCCAAGACCGACCATCGCTGCCTGGCACTGTTCTTCATGGAGAACCCGCCGGAAGACCCGCGCCACTTCGACCCCAGCACCTTGCCCGAACACGGCACGCTGGTGCGGGTGCACCACGCCAGCCGCGAAGGCGGCAAGCTGCAGTTCGTGGCCCAGGGCCTGTCCCGCGTGCGTATTCGCGGCTGGCTCAAGCGCCACCGTCCGCCCTACCTGGTGGAGGTCGATTATCCACAGAGCCCCCAGGACCCGCGCGACGAGGTCAAGGCCTATGGCATGGCGCTGATCAACGCGATCAAGGAGTTGCTGCCGCTCAACCCGCTGTACAGCGAGGAACTGAAGAACTACCTCAATCGCTTCAGCCCCAACGATCCATCGCCGCTGACCGACTTCGCCGCCGCGCTGACCACTGCGCCCGCCCGGGAACTGCAGGAGGTGCTGGACACAGTGCCGATCCTCAAGCGCATGGAGAAGGTGCTGCCACTGCTGCGCAAGGAAGTGGAAATGGCGCGGTTGCAGAGCGAGCTTTCCGCCGAGGTGAACCGCAAGATCGGCCAGCACCAGCGCGAATTCTTCCTCAAGGAGCAGCTCAAGCTGATCCAGCAGGAGCTGGGCATCACCAAGGACGACCGCAGCGCCGACAGCGAGCAGTTCGCCCAGCGCCTGGAAGGCAAGGTGCTGCCCGACCAGGCGAAGAAGCGCATCGACGAAGAGATGAACAAGCTGTCGATCCTGGAGACCGGGTCGCCGGAGTACGCGGTCACCCGCAACTACCTGGACTGGGCCACCTCGGTCCCCTGGGGCGTCTACGGCACAGACAAGCTCGACCTCAAGCACGCCCGCAAGGTGCTGGACAAGCACCACGCCGGGCTGGACGACGTGAAGAACCGCATTATCGAGTTCCTCGCGGTCGGCGCCTTCAAGGGTGAAATCTCCGGTTCCATCGTGCTGCTGGTGGGCCCGCCCGGCGTGGGCAAGACCAGCATCGGCAAATCCATCGCCGAATCCCTGGGCCGCCCCTTCTATCGCTTCAGCGTCGGCGGCATGCGCGACGAAGCCGAAATCAAGGGTCACCGCCGCACCTACATCGGCGCCCTGCCCGGCAAGCTGGTGCAGGCGTTGAAGGAGGTGGAGGTGATGAACCCCGTCATCATGCTCGACGAGATCGACAAGCTCGGCGCCAGTTACCAGGGCGACCCGGCCTCCGCGCTTCTGGAGACCCTGGACCCGGAGCAGAACGTCGAATTCCTCGACCACTACCTGGACCTGCGCC is part of the Pseudomonas lalkuanensis genome and harbors:
- the lon gene encoding endopeptidase La — its product is MSDQDINADIVEEATSSQRTGLVLPGQTLPDKVYIIPIHNRPFFPAQVLPVIVNEEPWAETLELVAKTDHRCLALFFMENPPEDPRHFDPSTLPEHGTLVRVHHASREGGKLQFVAQGLSRVRIRGWLKRHRPPYLVEVDYPQSPQDPRDEVKAYGMALINAIKELLPLNPLYSEELKNYLNRFSPNDPSPLTDFAAALTTAPARELQEVLDTVPILKRMEKVLPLLRKEVEMARLQSELSAEVNRKIGQHQREFFLKEQLKLIQQELGITKDDRSADSEQFAQRLEGKVLPDQAKKRIDEEMNKLSILETGSPEYAVTRNYLDWATSVPWGVYGTDKLDLKHARKVLDKHHAGLDDVKNRIIEFLAVGAFKGEISGSIVLLVGPPGVGKTSIGKSIAESLGRPFYRFSVGGMRDEAEIKGHRRTYIGALPGKLVQALKEVEVMNPVIMLDEIDKLGASYQGDPASALLETLDPEQNVEFLDHYLDLRLDLSKVLFICTANTLDSIPGPLLDRMETIRLSGYITEEKHAIAKRHLWPRLLERTGVPKERLSITDGAMTSVIEGYAREAGVRQLEKQLGKIIRKSVVRLLEEPEAKIKVGQKDLEHYLGLAPFRKEQLLAGVGVITGLAWTSLGGATLPIEATRIHTLNRGFKLTGQLGDVMKESAEIAYSYISSHLKRYGGDAGFFDQAFVHLHVPEGATPKDGPSAGITMASALLSLARNQAPKKGVAMTGELTLTGQVLPIGGVREKVIAARRQKIHELILPEANRGSFEELPDYLKEDLTVHFARRFSDVAKVLFD